Sequence from the Methanosphaera cuniculi genome:
TTATTGCTGATGCTGCTACAACTTGTGGATTTGAAAGATATACATAGGATTTTGCACTTCCCATACGTCCTAGGAAGTTACGGTTTGTTGTAGATATTGCTTTCATATCATCATCCATTACTCCCATATGAGCACCAAGACATGGTCCACATCCAGGATTACAGATTATTGTATTTGATTCAAGTAGTGTTTGTATAATTCCAGTATCTATTGCATCTTGGTATATTTTACGTGATGCTGGAAATACAAGTAATTGTACATCTTCATGAACTTTTTGACCTTTAAGAATTTCAGCAGCTTGTGCTAGATCTTCATAGCGTCCATTTGTACATGATCCTAGTACTGCTTGGTTAATTGTTGTTCCTTGTATTTTATCTACATCACATACATTATCAACATTATGTGGACATGCAACTTGTGGTTGAAGATCATCTACATTAAAATCATATGTTTTTTCATATTCTGCATCTTTATCAGGTGTGGTAATTTCATAATCTGTAATATTACGTTGTGCAAGATATTCGCGTGTTTGTTTATTAGGTATCATTATACCATTTTTTGCACCACACTCTATTACCATATTGGTTATAGTCATACGTGCATCAGGTGACATTGCATCTATTGTATCTCCATGAAATTCCAGGCTTTTATATGTTCCACCATATGATCCTAGTGTTTTGATAATGTTTAGTATTACATCTTTTGAGAATGTATGTTCTGGTAGTTTTCCATTTACATTTATCTTAAGGGATTCTGGTACATTTAGCCATGTTTCACCTTTTGCATATACTAATGCTAAGTCTGTTGCTCCAAGTCCTGTTGAAAATGCTCCAAATGCTCCATATGTACATGTGTGTGAGTCAGCTCCTACAATTAGACTTGATGGTTTTACATGTCCCATTTCTGGTAGTACTTGGTGACATATTCCTTCACCTTGTTTATATATA
This genomic interval carries:
- the hacA gene encoding homoaconitase large subunit yields the protein MNITEKILAKHAGLDEVSANDTVTAKVDIAMSHDGTTPPTIKVFEKLTDKVWDPEKIVLVFDHNIPANTIGSANFQQVVREFAKKQKINNIYKQGEGICHQVLPEMGHVKPSSLIVGADSHTCTYGAFGAFSTGLGATDLALVYAKGETWLNVPESLKINVNGKLPEHTFSKDVILNIIKTLGSYGGTYKSLEFHGDTIDAMSPDARMTITNMVIECGAKNGIMIPNKQTREYLAQRNITDYEITTPDKDAEYEKTYDFNVDDLQPQVACPHNVDNVCDVDKIQGTTINQAVLGSCTNGRYEDLAQAAEILKGQKVHEDVQLLVFPASRKIYQDAIDTGIIQTLLESNTIICNPGCGPCLGAHMGVMDDDMKAISTTNRNFLGRMGSAKSYVYLSNPQVVAASAITGEITNPSEI